A genomic region of Dreissena polymorpha isolate Duluth1 chromosome 4, UMN_Dpol_1.0, whole genome shotgun sequence contains the following coding sequences:
- the LOC127876553 gene encoding uncharacterized protein LOC127876553, protein MSGCYDILYLHLGSNDVCCKDSNFYRCVTEILDVVFSVCTEIHVVLCVILPRDFDVRMFPRWPLSGAQLRNYCQWIRSANSMLWELSHHVPSVRYMDYAATKQKSLYLSHDGLHLSAEGARRCLASIHDDLPNQLCVEAAVQDPTEWPALSATEVPVQKHDSTIALFSDIVQTGAQPEIQDKVDASEVPVPRDIKPQTHKITVVTARAKRSATRNVKRYGKKLAKKCHTRSCCSGFVYLDITEDVAVFLPAYKLNGLCLKRKKMEVKTGKVKREKPTMTKKKNKQVPCYNCPNCRVCCSSEDALLDHFITKHSSWKVDRPDTLFNQEDEINVPSNIHCHRDTEETPQQDDNAANEDKVNVPSHFFFQRDTDETPQQDVDTSQLLLILSNDVELNPGPIFQTIPVPVEAVGSSEKMTIITVKMD, encoded by the exons ATGTCAGGTTGTTACGACATATTGTACCTGCATCTTGGCTCTAACGATGTTTGCTGCAAGGATAGCAATTTCTACCG tTGTGTGACTGAGATCCTTGATGTTGTATTCAGTGTGTGCACTGAAATACACGTGGTGCTTTGCGTGATTCTTCCACGTGATTTTGATGTGAGAATGTTTCCCCGATGGCCACTCTCAGGGGCACAGTTGAGGAACTACTGCCAGTGGATAAGGAGCGCAAACAGCATGCTGTGGGAACTGAGTCACCATGTGCCTTCTGTGAGATACATGGACTATGCAGCAACTAAACAG aagtcCCTGTACTTGTCCCATGATGGACTACATCTGAGTGCTGAAGGGGCTAGGAGGTGTTTAGCATCCATACATGACGACCTGCCAAACCAGCTGTGTGTGGAGGCTGCTGTTCAAGATCCTACAGAATGGCCAGCTCTCTCAGCCACGGAAGTACCGGTTCAGAAGCATGACAGCACCATAGCACTCTTTTCGGATATTGTGCAGACT GGAGCTCAACCAGAGATTCAAGACAAGGTGGATGCAAGTGAAGTACCAGTTCCCAGGGACATTAAGCCTCAGACACATAAAATAACG GTTGTCACAGCCAGAGCTAAGAGGTCTGCAACCAGAAATGTCAAAAGATATGGAAAGAAg TTGGCAAAGAAATGCCACACAAG GTCATGCTGCAGTGGATTTGTTTACCTTGACATTACTGAAGATGTGGCTGTTTTCCTGCCTGCATACAAGTTGAATGGCTTATGCTTG AAACGCAAGAAGATGGAAGTCAAGACTGGTAAGGTTAAAAGGGAGAAACCTACCATGACGAAAAAGAAGAACAAACAG GTCCCTTGCTACAATTGCCCAAACTGCAGGGTGTGCTGTTCATCTGAAGATGCCCTGCTCGACCATTTTATAACGAAGCATTCATCATGGAAAGTTGATAGGCCTGACACACTTTTCAATCAG GAAGATGAAATCAACGTGCCATCCAACATCCATTGCCACCGAGACACTGAAGAGACGCCCCAACAAGATGACAACGCCGCAAATGAAGATAAAGTCAATGTGCCATCCCACTTCTTTTTCCAACGAGACACTGACGAGACGCCCCAACAAGATGTAGACACTTCACAGCTTCTTCTTATTCTTTCAAATGACGTTGAACTTAACCCTGGACCG ATATTCCAGACAATACCGGTCCCTGTGGAAGCGGTTGGCTCAAGCGAGAAGATGACGATAATTACAGTGAAAATGGACTGA
- the LOC127878796 gene encoding uncharacterized protein LOC127878796 produces the protein MSAMEVPSLHHKTMKGIERKVGKHVRAVAKESCTEALQQERLPLYVKQETTSDQTAKGQFKYDMGWQKRGSGRSYDSKSGVGTLIGNRAGKVCAYGARIKDCKTCNYHKGKGPVPKHQCFKNWNGSSKAMEADVGGELVEEFEKENVNWCGYHQGQQSYKHKGLPYGRPLTGDSLREDMDAIFRVFIANSDKIAPGGSTKDVESFNNMVATKAPKRMYLSSSDSLLNRVACAVAQKNDGHSYINTLNNSLCMSPGRLMAERAELKRRRSAK, from the exons atgtctgcCATGGAAGTGCCAAGTCTTCACCATAAGACAATGAAGGGCATTGAACGCAAG gTTGGGAAGCATGTTCGAGCTGTTGCAAAAGAGTCCTGTACAGAGGCACTGCAGCAAGAAAGGCTGCCACTTTATGTGAAACAAG AGACTACATCAGACCAAACAGCCAAAGGCCAATTCAAATATGATATGGGTTGGCAAAAACGTGGTTCGGGAAGATCATATGATAGCAAGTCTGGGGTTGGAACTTTAATTGGTAATCGGGCAGGCAAAGTATGTGCGTACGGTGCTCGCATAAAAGATTGCAAGACATGTAACTACCACAAAGGAAAGGGACCCGTTCCAAAACATCAGTGCTTCAAGAATTGGAATGGAAGTTCAAAGGCGATGGAAGCAGACGTTGGTGGTGAGCTTGTAGAGGAATTTGAGAAAGAAAATGTCAAT TGGTGCGGTTACCACCAGGGCCAACAGAGCTATAAACACAAAGGGTTGCCTTATGGAAGGCCCCTCACTGGTGACAGTTTGCGAGAAGATATGGACGCTATTTTTAGGGTTTTCATTGCAAATTCTGACAAAATTGCGCCAGGTGGATCAACAAAGGATGTTGAATCATTCAACAATATGGTCGCTACAAAAGCACCAAAGAGAATGTATTTGTCTAGCTCGGACAGTTTATTAAATCGAGTTGCATGTGCTGTTGCCCAGAAAAATGATGGCCATTCCTATATCAACACTTTGAACAATTCTCTTTGCATGTCCCCTGGAAGGCTGATGGCAGAACGTGCAGAACTGAAAAGAAGACGAAGTGCGAAGTGA